Proteins encoded within one genomic window of Sulfolobales archaeon:
- a CDS encoding BMP family protein: protein MREAFSRTVAVVVIGIILIAVVAGVIYYYTMQSGPTSTITTTQMTTATMPGKIKIAILFDVGGRGDLSFNDMAALGAERARRDLGVEIVYQTPRSLDDMVPLLESLSRSGEYQLLVLVGFLWTSPLNVTADKYPSQKYALIDATTGVYRPNEVDILFREQEVGAIVGILASGMAYSINSSTIGAVAGMSIPPLWKFHIGYLFGAKYFEKMTGKKINLIWQYTGTFVDPQKGYIAAMQELEQGARVLYGLAGLTHVGMFNAVIDWNRQGKGLAFGIGQDASQEWYAPQYIPLSGSKRVDVAVYTAIKMIVENRWTPGIITLGVAEEGVGIWDLDGVRYFAEIAYEEGKLPGGMNPDDIVRIVNETRTKYIPAYAKDLADNLMKMLKSGEIVFRTPRDENEYNSIISELLKGNLNAALEKGSIT from the coding sequence TTGAGAGAAGCTTTCTCTAGAACAGTTGCTGTAGTTGTTATAGGGATTATATTAATAGCCGTTGTGGCGGGTGTGATCTACTATTACACTATGCAATCAGGACCTACATCTACTATTACGACTACCCAGATGACCACTGCAACAATGCCTGGGAAAATTAAGATCGCTATTCTATTCGATGTAGGAGGTAGAGGGGATCTGAGTTTTAATGATATGGCTGCTCTAGGAGCTGAGAGAGCTAGAAGAGATCTGGGTGTAGAGATCGTTTATCAAACCCCGAGATCTTTAGATGACATGGTACCTCTACTAGAGAGTTTAAGCAGGTCTGGAGAATACCAGTTGCTAGTGCTGGTAGGATTTCTATGGACCTCGCCACTCAATGTCACCGCTGATAAATATCCTTCTCAGAAGTATGCTCTGATAGATGCTACAACAGGAGTATATAGACCTAATGAGGTAGACATATTATTCAGAGAGCAAGAAGTAGGAGCCATAGTAGGTATTCTAGCTTCTGGGATGGCTTATAGTATTAATAGCAGTACTATAGGTGCTGTAGCTGGAATGTCTATACCTCCTCTATGGAAGTTTCATATAGGATATCTCTTCGGAGCTAAATACTTTGAGAAGATGACTGGTAAGAAGATCAATCTGATATGGCAGTACACAGGAACTTTCGTAGATCCTCAGAAAGGTTATATAGCTGCAATGCAAGAGCTCGAACAAGGAGCAAGAGTACTATATGGGCTTGCCGGCTTGACTCATGTTGGTATGTTTAACGCTGTAATCGACTGGAATAGACAAGGTAAAGGTCTTGCTTTTGGGATAGGTCAGGATGCGAGTCAGGAGTGGTATGCTCCTCAGTATATACCTCTGAGTGGTTCTAAGAGAGTTGATGTTGCAGTTTATACTGCTATAAAAATGATTGTTGAAAACCGGTGGACGCCTGGGATCATCACTCTGGGAGTTGCTGAAGAAGGTGTGGGTATCTGGGATCTAGATGGTGTTAGGTATTTTGCTGAGATAGCCTATGAAGAGGGTAAGCTACCTGGAGGTATGAATCCGGATGACATTGTTAGGATAGTTAATGAGACTAGAACCAAGTATATACCAGCCTATGCAAAAGATCTTGCAGATAATCTCATGAAAATGCTTAAGAGTGGTGAGATAGTGTTCAGAACTCCTAGAGATGAGAACGAATACAATTCGATCATATCAGAGCTTTTGAAAGGAAATCTTAATGCTGCTCTAGAGAAGGGCTCTATAACCTGA
- a CDS encoding ABC transporter ATP-binding protein, with protein sequence MTQQKIIIEMIGIEKIYPDGQYALRGVDLSVEEGEIHGILGENGAGKTSLMRILYGEIKPTRGIIKIFGKVTKFRGPWDAIKHGIGMIYQNFSLVPTFTVGENLYLSLLSIRKSVRYEDAIDLAERYSKALGFKLPYEEYVEDLPVGIQQRVEIVKTLMRGARVLILDEPTSVLNPLEVRELFNILRRLKEKNYSMIYITHRLREIKEIADRVTVLRRGRVAGVFNDLSRVSEEELAKAMVQIEAYKGYESKIIDKNIDTEKILAESSESILEVSDLWVRDQRGFEVVRGISIKVFRGEILGIAGIQGNGQTELSEALAGVRKIERGKIFFKGIDITHMNPYKRYSLGISFIPESRDVGLVHGMSIVENIILTNFREYLNRIGMIRWRDAARKASEIVEKFKVVARSLDTDVRYLSGGNQQKLMLGREISREPDLIIVSEPTRGLDIMSTKYIRDLLRNFRNRGRSIILFSSDLDEIFELSDRIAVMNRGEIKAVGKPHEFTLERLGVLMGG encoded by the coding sequence ATGACACAGCAGAAGATTATTATAGAAATGATAGGTATTGAGAAGATCTATCCTGATGGTCAGTATGCTCTCAGAGGTGTAGATCTGTCTGTAGAAGAAGGAGAGATCCATGGGATATTAGGTGAAAACGGAGCTGGTAAGACTTCTCTTATGAGGATCTTGTATGGAGAGATAAAGCCTACACGAGGAATCATAAAGATCTTTGGTAAAGTTACTAAGTTTAGAGGACCTTGGGACGCTATAAAGCATGGTATCGGTATGATCTACCAGAACTTCTCCTTAGTACCAACATTTACTGTAGGTGAGAACTTATATCTCTCGCTTCTTTCTATAAGAAAATCTGTTAGATATGAAGATGCTATAGATCTTGCTGAAAGATACTCCAAAGCTCTGGGATTTAAACTCCCTTACGAGGAATATGTCGAAGATCTTCCTGTAGGTATTCAGCAGAGGGTTGAGATCGTAAAAACATTGATGAGAGGAGCTAGAGTTTTGATCCTGGATGAACCAACATCAGTTCTAAACCCATTAGAGGTAAGAGAACTCTTTAATATTCTTAGAAGACTTAAGGAGAAGAACTATAGCATGATATATATAACACATAGGTTAAGAGAGATTAAAGAAATAGCTGATAGGGTTACAGTTCTAAGAAGAGGTAGAGTGGCTGGAGTATTCAATGATCTGAGTAGGGTATCTGAAGAGGAGCTGGCGAAGGCAATGGTTCAAATAGAAGCCTACAAAGGCTATGAAAGTAAGATCATTGATAAGAATATTGATACTGAAAAGATCTTGGCTGAGAGTTCGGAAAGCATCTTAGAAGTATCAGATCTCTGGGTAAGAGATCAAAGAGGTTTTGAAGTGGTTAGAGGTATTTCCATAAAGGTTTTCAGAGGAGAGATCCTAGGTATAGCAGGCATTCAAGGTAATGGACAGACAGAGCTTTCAGAAGCTTTAGCAGGTGTGAGAAAGATAGAGAGAGGAAAGATCTTTTTTAAGGGTATAGATATAACGCATATGAATCCTTATAAAAGATATAGCTTAGGGATCTCCTTTATACCAGAATCTAGAGATGTAGGTCTCGTGCATGGGATGAGCATTGTAGAAAACATTATTCTTACAAACTTCAGAGAATATCTTAACAGAATAGGTATGATAAGATGGAGAGATGCTGCTAGGAAAGCTAGTGAAATCGTAGAAAAATTTAAGGTTGTAGCAAGATCTCTTGATACTGATGTGAGATATCTTAGTGGAGGGAATCAACAGAAATTAATGCTAGGTAGAGAAATATCTAGAGAGCCAGACCTGATAATAGTTTCAGAACCTACAAGAGGTCTTGACATAATGTCCACTAAGTATATAAGAGATCTTCTAAGAAACTTCAGAAATAGAGGTAGGAGTATAATATTATTCTCCTCAGATCTTGATGAGATATTTGAATTAAGCGATAGAATAGCCGTCATGAATAGAGGAGAGATAAAGGCCGTAGGAAAACCTCATGAATTCACTCTCGAAAGATTAGGAGTTTTAATGGGAGGCTGA
- a CDS encoding ABC transporter permease: MRGSAYRFLESLLQPLISLAIAIVISIFFLQITGYPSLRVINVMFSTGYSDIQYLLTKASPYILTGLAFSIPFTARVFNIGGEGQLYLGALLALASSYYTGNPIFVALAGVLGGCILALSVALLRIYRNVNEVVSAIMLNWIMYYLVSFFIGSYLYDPNAPYQSRPVPSTATIDSNIMFLTAFMVAVISYIILRHTALGFMIRVSGTSVKSAIYAGIDPRKSILYSMILGGSLAGLAGALIPMGVRPHVIDSTMAALYGIGFLGIGVGLLGRNNPFGIILSSIFVAGLVIGGQNAERITGIAPEIVDVIIGIIVISLSAPMIFKIIKRGAVE, encoded by the coding sequence TTGAGAGGTTCTGCTTATAGATTCTTAGAATCCTTATTACAACCCTTGATCTCATTAGCTATAGCTATTGTTATTAGCATATTCTTCCTTCAGATCACAGGATATCCTTCTTTAAGAGTTATAAATGTGATGTTCAGCACGGGTTATAGCGATATACAGTATCTTCTGACTAAAGCAAGCCCATATATTTTAACAGGTCTAGCATTCTCAATACCTTTTACAGCTAGAGTATTCAATATAGGAGGAGAAGGACAGCTATACTTAGGAGCCTTACTAGCTTTAGCGTCTTCTTATTACACGGGAAACCCTATATTTGTTGCACTAGCTGGAGTCTTAGGAGGATGCATACTTGCACTTTCAGTAGCTCTGCTGAGGATTTATAGAAATGTTAATGAAGTAGTGTCTGCTATAATGTTGAACTGGATTATGTATTATCTTGTATCATTCTTCATAGGTTCATATCTTTACGACCCTAACGCGCCTTACCAATCTAGACCTGTTCCGTCAACAGCAACCATAGACTCTAATATAATGTTTCTCACTGCCTTCATGGTAGCTGTCATATCTTACATAATATTAAGACATACTGCTTTAGGATTCATGATCCGAGTTTCAGGAACCTCTGTTAAATCAGCTATATATGCTGGGATAGATCCTAGGAAAAGCATTCTCTACTCAATGATCCTAGGAGGTTCTCTTGCAGGTTTAGCAGGTGCTTTAATACCCATGGGTGTAAGACCTCATGTGATTGACAGTACAATGGCAGCTTTATATGGTATAGGATTTTTAGGAATAGGAGTAGGATTATTAGGTAGAAACAATCCTTTTGGAATAATTCTCTCATCTATATTTGTAGCAGGTCTAGTAATAGGAGGTCAGAATGCTGAAAGAATTACTGGAATTGCTCCAGAGATAGTAGATGTAATAATAGGGATAATAGTGATCTCATTATCCGCACCCATGATATTTAAAATAATTAAGAGAGGTGCTGTAGAGTGA
- a CDS encoding ABC transporter permease, whose protein sequence is MIEDLLGLTSLTLISMTPILLASVGEILTERSGIVNIGIEGIFLLSSFTAILVSFKTGNPYLGLLVGFIVGFSSGALHAFLSLYLKSDQIIIGVGFNMLAYGLGVFGLISVWNAHGASPTLMNKTYTITLSLEGYTMIIQPIAFIAIGIAVLIWWILYRTSIGIMIRACGEDPRSAEISGVNIYLIRILATAVGGGLAGLGGAFLSVSWIGQYTRNIAAGRGFIALANVAFSNWNPLLAIAGAMLFSFFDVLSTYIPIKLATLYGQVFIAQEKLFLILPYLSTLVVVILIARKIRMPRVLGQPYVKE, encoded by the coding sequence GTGATAGAGGATCTACTAGGCCTGACCTCTCTAACTCTCATCTCAATGACACCTATACTATTAGCATCTGTAGGAGAGATTCTTACGGAGAGATCTGGCATAGTTAATATAGGTATTGAAGGTATATTTCTCCTATCGTCTTTCACAGCAATATTGGTATCATTTAAAACAGGAAACCCATATCTAGGGCTTCTCGTAGGATTCATAGTAGGATTTTCCTCAGGAGCTCTCCACGCATTTCTCTCTTTGTATCTAAAAAGCGATCAGATTATAATTGGAGTAGGTTTTAACATGCTTGCATACGGATTAGGAGTGTTCGGGCTTATAAGTGTATGGAATGCCCATGGTGCATCTCCGACATTGATGAATAAAACCTATACTATAACGCTTTCTCTAGAGGGATACACCATGATAATTCAACCGATAGCCTTTATAGCTATAGGCATAGCTGTTCTTATCTGGTGGATTCTTTACAGAACTTCTATAGGGATTATGATAAGAGCCTGCGGAGAGGATCCTAGATCTGCTGAGATCTCAGGGGTTAACATCTATCTGATAAGAATTCTCGCTACAGCAGTAGGAGGAGGTTTAGCAGGACTGGGAGGAGCCTTTCTATCTGTGTCATGGATAGGACAGTACACTAGAAACATAGCAGCTGGGAGAGGTTTTATAGCTCTGGCTAATGTGGCTTTCAGTAATTGGAATCCTCTTCTAGCTATAGCAGGAGCCATGCTCTTCAGTTTCTTTGATGTTCTATCAACATATATACCTATAAAACTCGCTACATTGTATGGTCAGGTTTTCATAGCTCAAGAGAAGTTATTCTTAATACTTCCCTACCTATCAACACTGGTGGTAGTGATTTTAATAGCTCGAAAGATTAGAATGCCTAGAGTTCTAGGTCAGCCCTATGTCAAGGAATAG
- a CDS encoding alcohol dehydrogenase catalytic domain-containing protein, producing MKALRLHKPKDLKYEEVQDPVLEDDWVLLRIKRVGICGTDKAFYKGTYKPGKIPIILGHEISGVVVDVGRRVSKDLIGLKVTSEINIPCRRCWFCRNNMYTHCPYRRVLGITVDGGMAEYMTTRSDVIHVVEDLSHEKIAFIEPLASVIEMIEMDPPRPFSNIAVIGVGSIGLLSIQVLKLFKPRRLIAVVRSDSPKKKLAELLGADEVVELSELREYIRRNTPEGAGFDYVVEATGDPGALDLAVDITRPRGVIASKSTHGSSVSFNYTSMIVKELKIVGSRCGPFDKAIDLLRSDLIKTSELVTGVYPLSRGGEAFERSFERDQIKIHLEP from the coding sequence ATGAAAGCTCTAAGACTTCACAAACCTAAGGATCTTAAATATGAGGAAGTACAAGATCCTGTTCTTGAAGATGATTGGGTTCTTCTAAGAATTAAAAGAGTTGGTATATGCGGAACAGATAAGGCCTTCTACAAAGGGACATATAAACCAGGCAAGATTCCGATAATTCTAGGACATGAGATAAGTGGAGTGGTAGTTGATGTTGGAAGGAGAGTATCAAAAGACCTTATCGGCTTGAAAGTTACGAGCGAGATTAACATACCCTGCAGAAGATGCTGGTTCTGCAGAAATAACATGTACACTCACTGCCCATACAGAAGAGTTTTAGGGATAACAGTAGATGGTGGAATGGCCGAATACATGACTACAAGGTCTGATGTGATTCACGTAGTAGAAGATCTCTCTCACGAAAAAATAGCATTTATAGAACCTCTAGCATCGGTAATAGAGATGATTGAAATGGATCCTCCCAGACCTTTCTCTAACATAGCTGTTATAGGAGTAGGAAGCATAGGTCTTCTCTCGATACAGGTTCTAAAATTGTTCAAGCCTAGAAGACTTATAGCCGTTGTGAGAAGTGATTCTCCTAAGAAGAAACTTGCAGAACTACTTGGAGCAGATGAGGTTGTTGAGCTCAGTGAATTGAGAGAGTATATAAGAAGAAACACTCCAGAAGGAGCAGGTTTTGATTATGTTGTTGAAGCTACAGGAGATCCTGGAGCCTTAGACCTTGCAGTAGATATAACAAGACCTCGAGGAGTTATAGCGTCTAAATCTACTCACGGTTCGAGCGTAAGCTTCAACTACACGTCTATGATTGTCAAGGAGTTAAAGATCGTAGGAAGTAGATGTGGACCTTTTGATAAAGCTATAGATCTTCTGAGATCAGATCTTATAAAAACTAGTGAGCTAGTCACCGGAGTGTATCCTTTATCAAGAGGTGGAGAGGCTTTTGAGAGAAGTTTTGAAAGAGATCAGATAAAAATACATTTAGAACCCTAA
- a CDS encoding gamma-glutamyltransferase, with amino-acid sequence MSVKFSVGRKGVSADHPLAVKVGIEVLERGGNAFDAAIAVSAVLSVVQPQMGGPGGDGFMIAFSGNDLIAYASSGRAPKGFDAERYLREKPYRGPLTVTVPGLVYLWGYIHDEYATLSMEDLLRPAISLAYNGFYAGWFLSRSSRLYESELDAYEWRKYFKGVREGDLIVNKDMARTLRIIASRGWDEFYYGSLAEEIVLQLQNQGVNIDLDDLMDHEGFSIKPLKLDINERVLYELPPNTQGISTLQLISALYELELYKYEFKDPERIYAWSKPVEEVYRFRDLNIGDIDYMRINVENHVRYSTIPKKYEIRSSTNLRDGDTTFFIVSDGESLIGFIQSLFYPFGSGLIAGGFPVQNRGYGFSKEKGLPNSPAPRKRPLHTLSILAVEDNKMKYVIGCTGGDYRPQIHLRLYENLFIYNMNLVEALAAPRFIYTQPLDIQKIVEIEEPLEAPRSEFIKVSRVGYHKGTGHAHIGVMSERGIIKLASDPRTEGISISS; translated from the coding sequence ATGTCCGTAAAATTTTCAGTAGGGAGAAAGGGTGTTTCAGCAGATCATCCATTAGCAGTTAAAGTTGGCATAGAAGTTCTGGAGAGAGGAGGTAATGCATTTGATGCAGCGATAGCTGTTAGTGCCGTTCTCTCTGTAGTCCAACCTCAGATGGGAGGTCCTGGCGGTGATGGTTTTATGATAGCGTTCTCAGGTAATGATCTTATAGCTTATGCATCTTCTGGAAGAGCTCCTAAGGGTTTTGATGCTGAAAGATATCTTAGAGAAAAACCTTATAGAGGTCCTCTAACAGTCACGGTTCCCGGTCTCGTATATCTATGGGGCTACATACATGATGAGTATGCTACACTCTCTATGGAGGATCTTTTGAGGCCTGCCATTAGTCTAGCCTATAACGGCTTCTATGCCGGGTGGTTTCTCTCAAGATCTTCTAGGTTATATGAATCAGAACTTGATGCCTACGAGTGGAGAAAATACTTTAAGGGGGTTAGAGAAGGTGATCTTATTGTCAACAAGGATATGGCTAGAACTCTTAGAATTATAGCTTCCAGGGGTTGGGATGAGTTTTATTATGGATCTCTTGCTGAAGAGATAGTACTTCAGCTTCAGAATCAAGGTGTAAATATAGATCTTGATGATCTGATGGATCACGAAGGTTTTAGTATAAAGCCTCTGAAACTCGATATAAATGAAAGAGTATTGTACGAGCTACCACCAAATACTCAGGGGATATCAACTCTTCAACTTATAAGTGCCCTCTACGAGCTTGAATTGTACAAGTACGAGTTCAAAGATCCTGAAAGAATATATGCGTGGAGTAAGCCTGTTGAAGAAGTATATAGATTCAGAGATCTCAATATAGGAGACATTGATTACATGAGAATTAACGTGGAGAATCATGTTAGATACTCTACGATACCTAAAAAATATGAGATAAGAAGTTCTACCAATCTTAGAGATGGAGACACAACATTCTTCATAGTATCAGATGGAGAAAGTTTAATAGGTTTTATACAAAGTCTCTTCTATCCCTTCGGCTCAGGTCTTATCGCCGGAGGTTTTCCAGTACAGAATAGAGGGTATGGATTCTCTAAAGAGAAAGGCTTGCCAAACAGCCCAGCACCTCGAAAGAGACCTCTTCATACACTCTCGATTCTAGCTGTAGAAGATAATAAAATGAAGTATGTAATCGGCTGCACAGGAGGAGATTACAGACCTCAAATACACTTAAGGCTTTACGAAAATCTCTTCATATATAATATGAATCTTGTCGAAGCATTAGCAGCACCAAGATTTATATATACACAGCCTCTAGATATCCAGAAGATAGTAGAGATAGAAGAACCTTTAGAAGCTCCGAGATCAGAGTTTATCAAGGTATCTAGAGTAGGATATCATAAAGGAACAGGACATGCACATATAGGTGTTATGAGCGAAAGAGGAATTATAAAACTCGCCAGCGATCCTAGAACCGAAGGAATTTCTATTTCTTCGTAA
- the hisS gene encoding histidine--tRNA ligase, which yields MSGIGIPRGFRDFPSEVMILRKKVFSVIEEVFRSYGFDPIDTPAIEYLETLSGKYGEEAENKLMWKFKDPWSDRWYALRYDLTVPMARFIALNRHIPLPFKRYHIAPVWRHEEPQKGRYREFYQCDVDIVGSPYPEADAEILEVIWNVFKKFNFESISILINDRRILRGLFEKELGIENPLPVYRAIDKLDKIGFEGVLKELEKTGLSTGIIEKILDLIDLRGEPIDIVRRLKSMYSSNTDIISGSNFIEEMISYIPQDVKVVFNMSLVRGLDYYTGPIFEVVVDKPRIGSLAGGGRYDDLIQIFTREKIPATGGSIGVERLIDAGLELGLFKLDKKSYTDVYVVLLERSDDVIRYGYEVARRLRSEGFKVALDLMRRSASKQREYARKLSIPLLIFIGRIELENRSITLYETSSGERKVVKLENLIEELRRILAQ from the coding sequence TTGAGCGGGATAGGTATTCCCAGAGGCTTTAGAGATTTCCCTAGCGAGGTTATGATTCTCAGGAAGAAAGTATTTTCAGTCATAGAAGAGGTGTTTAGAAGCTATGGTTTTGATCCTATAGATACTCCCGCGATAGAGTATCTCGAAACATTATCTGGTAAATATGGTGAAGAAGCTGAGAACAAGTTAATGTGGAAATTTAAGGATCCTTGGAGTGATAGATGGTATGCTCTCAGGTATGATCTCACAGTGCCTATGGCAAGGTTCATAGCTTTAAATAGACATATACCTCTCCCCTTCAAGAGGTATCACATAGCTCCTGTGTGGAGACATGAAGAGCCTCAGAAAGGAAGATACAGAGAGTTCTACCAGTGTGATGTAGATATAGTTGGATCTCCTTATCCTGAGGCCGATGCCGAGATACTCGAAGTTATCTGGAATGTGTTTAAGAAATTCAATTTCGAGAGTATAAGTATTTTGATCAATGACCGGAGGATATTGAGAGGTTTATTTGAGAAGGAACTAGGAATCGAGAACCCCCTCCCCGTTTATAGAGCTATTGATAAACTGGATAAGATAGGGTTTGAGGGTGTTTTGAAAGAACTTGAGAAAACAGGGCTTTCCACAGGTATTATAGAAAAAATCCTAGATCTAATAGATCTGAGAGGCGAGCCCATAGACATAGTTAGAAGACTCAAGAGCATGTACAGCTCTAACACTGATATAATCTCAGGCTCAAACTTTATAGAAGAGATGATAAGCTACATACCTCAAGATGTGAAAGTGGTATTTAACATGTCTCTAGTAAGAGGCTTAGACTACTACACAGGACCTATTTTTGAGGTTGTAGTAGATAAGCCTAGAATAGGTTCTCTAGCAGGTGGAGGCAGATATGATGATCTAATACAGATTTTTACGAGAGAAAAAATACCGGCTACAGGAGGGTCTATAGGTGTTGAAAGGCTTATAGACGCGGGACTGGAGTTGGGTTTGTTCAAATTAGATAAGAAGAGTTATACGGATGTATATGTAGTTCTTTTAGAGAGGTCTGATGATGTGATTAGATATGGATATGAGGTGGCTAGAAGACTTAGATCTGAGGGATTTAAAGTAGCATTAGATCTTATGAGAAGAAGCGCTTCTAAGCAGAGAGAATATGCTAGGAAACTATCTATACCGCTACTTATATTTATAGGAAGAATCGAGCTTGAGAACAGGAGTATAACTCTCTACGAGACGTCATCAGGTGAGAGAAAAGTAGTTAAACTGGAAAACCTCATAGAAGAATTAAGAAGGATTTTGGCACAATGA
- a CDS encoding GTPase, translating into MKGFKVSEIILLSRREIHSIITGSDIVVEVLDIRIPEMLRNHFLENTAIRSGKRLVILLNKSDLIPRDVAEEWVRYYREKGYEAYSASVIERRIGGLRRVIKEHLSMSGGRSIYISIFGAPKVGKSSLVNLLKGRRSATVSRYPGTPGYTRYTQTYRVMPGVYLIDTPGALPIELDTLESIIRTRPPEKIENPIPIAIRLMNRILSLEHQSLREDLKVLSTRAEDILSEYALRRGWVRNGEPDMREAAIDIIRRYLDGRIRFYIKPEDLNILQKI; encoded by the coding sequence ATGAAAGGATTTAAAGTCTCTGAGATAATTCTCTTAAGCAGAAGAGAGATTCATAGTATTATAACTGGATCAGATATAGTGGTAGAAGTTCTCGACATAAGAATCCCCGAGATGCTTAGGAATCATTTTCTAGAGAACACCGCGATTAGAAGTGGTAAGAGACTTGTGATACTACTGAATAAATCAGATCTTATACCAAGAGATGTTGCAGAAGAGTGGGTCAGGTACTACAGGGAGAAGGGTTATGAAGCTTATTCTGCTAGTGTTATAGAGAGAAGAATCGGTGGATTAAGAAGGGTTATCAAAGAGCATCTTAGCATGAGCGGAGGAAGAAGCATATACATATCTATATTCGGAGCTCCTAAGGTTGGAAAGTCTTCACTTGTAAATCTTCTGAAGGGAAGAAGATCTGCTACCGTGAGTAGGTATCCAGGAACTCCAGGGTATACTAGGTATACTCAGACCTATAGAGTGATGCCAGGAGTATATCTTATAGACACTCCAGGAGCTTTACCTATCGAGCTAGATACTCTTGAGAGCATCATAAGAACGAGACCTCCCGAGAAAATAGAAAACCCTATCCCAATCGCAATAAGACTTATGAACAGGATCCTGAGCTTGGAGCATCAGAGTTTAAGAGAAGATCTTAAGGTTTTATCTACGAGAGCTGAGGATATACTAAGCGAGTATGCTCTGAGAAGAGGATGGGTTCGTAATGGAGAACCTGATATGAGAGAAGCTGCAATAGACATTATCAGGAGATATCTAGATGGCAGAATCAGGTTCTATATAAAACCTGAGGATCTAAATATTCTACAAAAGATCTAG
- a CDS encoding SagB/ThcOx family dehydrogenase, which translates to MNSQDPMSIFKELLDGSSYELRKAIERGILRAFARRDLTMIYHYISMISENFSGGDLDYTAEDYYKSYKEKPRVKLPKPIESSSTDLFHVILARRSRRRYSKESISLEELSTILYYSVGISGKAWWGGPKRVYPSAGALQPVEAYVVASRVRDLDEGLYHYNPGEHSLELLREGDFSRELSSIALDQDFIRDAAASVVLTIVYRRTASRYGLRSYKYSHLDTGFAGQNLYLVVEALKLATVAVGAFYDERLCRFLEIDCEEEMPALIFPIGKRL; encoded by the coding sequence ATGAATTCGCAGGATCCTATGAGTATTTTCAAAGAGCTTTTAGATGGATCTTCTTACGAGCTGAGAAAAGCTATTGAGAGAGGTATTTTAAGAGCTTTTGCTAGAAGAGATCTAACAATGATATATCATTATATCTCAATGATCAGTGAGAATTTTTCTGGAGGAGATCTAGATTATACTGCTGAGGATTATTATAAGTCTTACAAGGAGAAGCCAAGGGTGAAGCTTCCTAAACCTATCGAAAGTAGTAGCACAGATCTTTTTCACGTTATTCTAGCTAGAAGAAGTAGAAGAAGATATTCTAAGGAGAGTATAAGTCTTGAAGAGCTGTCTACTATACTATACTATTCAGTAGGAATCAGTGGAAAAGCTTGGTGGGGAGGTCCTAAGAGGGTTTATCCTAGTGCTGGCGCTCTACAGCCCGTTGAAGCGTATGTTGTAGCATCTAGAGTCAGAGATCTTGATGAAGGATTATATCATTATAACCCAGGTGAGCATTCTTTAGAGCTACTTAGAGAAGGTGATTTTAGTAGAGAACTTAGCTCCATAGCCTTGGATCAGGATTTTATAAGAGATGCTGCTGCTAGTGTGGTTCTTACGATAGTCTATAGAAGAACAGCATCTCGATATGGTTTGAGAAGTTATAAGTATTCGCATCTCGACACAGGTTTTGCAGGTCAGAACCTATATCTTGTGGTTGAAGCTTTGAAACTTGCTACAGTAGCTGTAGGTGCCTTCTATGATGAGAGATTGTGTAGATTTCTAGAGATTGACTGCGAGGAGGAGATGCCTGCCCTAATATTTCCTATCGGAAAGAGGTTGTAG
- a CDS encoding winged helix-turn-helix domain-containing protein, translating into MKKRRSRISIIADILTFLEKEGGEASTTRIATATGLAYDRMIKILEELERRGIIKLIADEKSKKAIMTERGFHLLIRLRELRRLLEDLGLEIF; encoded by the coding sequence ATGAAAAAAAGAAGGAGTAGGATAAGCATAATCGCAGATATTCTGACATTTCTAGAAAAGGAGGGTGGAGAAGCCTCAACCACTAGAATTGCTACAGCAACCGGTCTCGCTTATGATCGTATGATCAAGATCTTAGAAGAGCTAGAGAGAAGGGGAATAATTAAATTAATAGCTGACGAGAAGAGTAAGAAAGCTATTATGACGGAGAGAGGTTTTCATCTATTAATAAGACTTAGAGAGTTAAGAAGACTATTAGAAGATCTCGGGCTAGAGATCTTTTAG